In one window of Cupriavidus necator N-1 DNA:
- a CDS encoding cation:proton antiporter, with the protein MNGLSQLFPSLPLAPGGLFWVGLALVGAGLAGELSRRWLRCPRIVGYAAAGLCAGMLGRSIVDENMINQTRILIDMALALALFELGHRLSLTWLRANRWLLLTSAFESLLTWGLVAAVLQWIGASPGVAILAGGIAVSTSPTIVLQLKNELRADGQVTERLMAMAALNSIYAAAIVQVATGWLHSEYGNLGAALLHPLYLLVGSCLLAWVVGKLGHAIYDRMSADDHYSFLVLVGLVLFTLALTRVLKLSMPLTLMLAGVVFKHQDNQPHVWPPHFGSAGSLLIIVMVVSLGLPLTAQDWAVGGVYAIALVVLRHVAKLAGVVSLGSFSGLSLRQCMALGLALAPMSGLAFLLMHDVARLYPGTGQPLAAIILCALAIEQLFGPVIAAWALRYAGEVRVDIRANGGGR; encoded by the coding sequence ATGAATGGACTGAGCCAACTTTTTCCAAGCCTCCCGCTCGCGCCCGGCGGCCTGTTCTGGGTCGGGCTGGCGCTGGTCGGCGCCGGCCTGGCCGGTGAGCTGAGCCGGCGCTGGCTGCGCTGCCCGCGCATCGTCGGGTATGCCGCGGCGGGGCTTTGCGCCGGCATGCTGGGGCGCAGCATCGTCGACGAGAACATGATCAACCAGACCCGTATCCTGATCGATATGGCGCTGGCGCTGGCCTTGTTCGAACTCGGGCATCGCCTCTCGCTGACCTGGCTGCGCGCCAACCGCTGGCTGCTGCTGACCAGTGCCTTTGAAAGCCTGCTGACCTGGGGCCTGGTGGCGGCGGTGCTGCAATGGATTGGCGCCTCGCCCGGTGTGGCGATCCTGGCCGGCGGCATCGCGGTCAGCACCTCGCCCACCATCGTGCTGCAGCTCAAGAATGAGTTGCGCGCCGACGGCCAGGTCACTGAGCGCCTGATGGCGATGGCTGCGCTCAACAGCATCTACGCCGCCGCCATCGTGCAGGTCGCCACCGGCTGGCTGCATTCGGAATACGGCAACCTGGGCGCGGCGCTGCTGCATCCGCTGTACCTGCTGGTGGGCTCGTGCCTGCTGGCATGGGTGGTGGGCAAGCTGGGCCATGCCATCTATGACCGCATGTCGGCCGACGATCACTACAGCTTCCTGGTGCTGGTGGGCCTGGTTCTGTTCACGCTGGCGCTGACCCGGGTACTAAAATTGTCGATGCCGCTGACGCTGATGCTGGCCGGTGTCGTGTTCAAGCACCAGGACAACCAGCCGCATGTATGGCCGCCGCATTTCGGCAGCGCGGGCAGCCTGCTGATCATCGTCATGGTGGTGTCGCTGGGCTTGCCGCTGACGGCACAGGACTGGGCCGTGGGCGGCGTCTACGCTATCGCGCTGGTGGTGCTGCGCCATGTGGCCAAGCTGGCGGGAGTGGTGTCGCTGGGCTCGTTCTCGGGCCTGAGCCTGCGCCAGTGCATGGCCCTGGGGCTGGCGCTGGCGCCGATGTCGGGCCTGGCATTCCTGCTGATGCATGACGTGGCGCGCCTCTACCCCGGTACCGGCCAGCCACTGGCGGCCATCATCCTGTGCGCGCTGGCCATCGAACAACTTTTCGGTCCGGTGATCGCGGCCTGGGCGCTGCGCTACGCAGGCGAAGTCCGCGTCGACATCCGGGCCAATGGAGGAGGGCGCTGA